Part of the Blastocatellia bacterium genome is shown below.
CCGATGATGTTGTCGAGCGAGTTGCGCTGACGCAGCTCGCGCTTGAGCAGGACGTTCTCTTGCCGCAGGTGTTTCTTTTCGAGAACCTTGCCGACCGATACCTTTAACTCTTCGACGTCAAAGCCGGCGTCTTTGATAACCAGGTCTTCGGCGCCGAGCTTGAAGGCGCGCCGCGCCGTTTCGACGGTCGCAAACGCGGTGATCATAATCACCATGGTTTCGGGCGAGATTTCGCGGACGCGGGCCAGCAGGTCAATGCCGTTGATGTCCGGCATCTTGACGTCGGAGATGATCAGGTCATAGACGTTCTGCCTGACCAGGTCGAGCGCGCGCGTCCCATTTTCTGCCGTGTGCACGGCATAGCCTTCGCGCTTTAGCACGAGCTCTAAAAGTTCGCGCATGCTGCGCTCGTCATCGACGACCAGTATCTTCTCCATCATCATACCCCTGTGGCGCAAGCTGTTAGCTTGCGTAGTGACTCGCGCAAGCTAACAGCTTGCGCCACATTTACTGAATCAAGGCGACGCGGCGCTCGGTGCGCTGTTCGGTAACCCGCCCGTGCGCAGGTAGCTTAATCGAAATGCTCGTCCCTTTGCCAGCCTCGCTCTCAACCTGAATCCTGCCGTTGTGGTCATTGACCAGTTGATAGACGATGGCCATGCCCAGACCAGTGCCGCCGCTCGACGAGCTGAAGGGCTCGAACAAACGCTCTTTCTGCTCGCGGCTCATGCCCTGCCCGGTGTCGGCAAAGGTGATGCTGGTCTCGCCGCCTTCATCGACGCTGAGCGCGATCTTCAATTCGCCGCCCATCGGCATGGCCTGGATGGCGTTGCGCGCCAGATTCCAGCAAATCTGGCGAATCTGATTCGGGTCGCCGGAATAGAAAAGCGGCTCTGCCGGGTAGTCTTCGACGAGGTAATGATCGGGCTTCAGCTCCGGGCTGTTGCGCAGCAGCGCCGCGGTTTCCGCAAGCAGGCTGCCGAGATCAATGACGGTCTTCTCCATGCGCGGCGGGCGCGCGTAGGTCAGAAAGTCGGAGACGATGTGATTCAGCCGGTCGCTTTCGCGCAACACGATCTGCATCAATTGCCCCTGGTCGGCGGCCAGATTCAGCTCGCTGGCAAGCACCTGTACCGAGCCGCGCATCGAAGCCAGCGGGTTGCGAATCTCGTGCGCCAGGCCGGCGGCCATCTTGCCGAGCGCCGCCAACCGCTCCTGACGGCGGACTTCGCGCTCAAGCTCCATCACGTCCGTGAGGTCTTGAAAGGTCAGCACATAGCCGCGCGCGTCATCGGCTTCGTCAACCAGCGGCGCGACCGAAAAGCCGAGATGAATCTCGCGGCCATCCGCCGTGCGGCAACCTAGCTCGAAGCGCGGCGGGCGAGTGCGCGCCCGTATGCTTTCCAGGCCGACTTCGATCTGCTGCTCGATGTCGCCGAAGATGCGAAAGATATGCGAGCCGCGCACGTCCGAGGCTTTGTAGCGCGTAATCTCTTCGGCGGCGCGGTTGAAAGTCGTGATGTGGCCGGCGAGGTCCGTCGTCACCAGGCCGCTGCGAATACTTTCGATGATGCGGTCATTAAAAATGCGGTAATCCGCGAGGTCACGAGTCGCGCTCGCCAGCTCCGTGCGCGCGGTCTGAATCTCGCTCTCGTTGCGGCGCAGGCGCTCGGCCAGTTGGCTCGACAGCAGGGCGACCGCGAAGATGGCAATCAGGTTGAGCGAGAAAAGAAACTTCGTCCACGCCATCTGCGCCGACAGGTATTCGGGCCAGCCGGCGCCGCGCCCGATCAGCCCGCTCATCGTCGCCACGCAGACGATGATGTAGAACACCTCGCACAGCGCGCCGAGCGTTAGTACGACGCGGCTGCCGAACAAGGCGCAGGCGGCGAACAGGATGACGAGGTATAAGGCCAGGAAGGGCGATTCGACATCGCCTGTGCGCGCCACCAGCCAGGTCACAATCAGGATGTCGAGCGTGAGCTGGCCATAAGCGTGAACGTAGTGCGGCACTCTGGTCCGCAGCGCCAGGAAATAGACGACCGACAGCAACGCGATCACGATGCCAACGGTCACCAGCACCGGCAGGAACGAGCGCGGCGACGGCTCCTTCTCAATCAATCCGACGGTCAGCAGCAACGCGCCGGCAATCGCAAAGCGAGATACCAACAACCATTGCAGCTTTTTTCGCATATCGTGCGTTGCCATGAGCATGAGATGGAAGTAACAGACGTAGAGGCATTGACGAGGAGGCGACTCGCAATATACCACGAGCGTCCTCATGCCTCAAGCCTATCTTTGGCCGCGCATTCCCCATTCGTGGGATATTCACGGCCATT
Proteins encoded:
- a CDS encoding ATP-binding protein codes for the protein MRKKLQWLLVSRFAIAGALLLTVGLIEKEPSPRSFLPVLVTVGIVIALLSVVYFLALRTRVPHYVHAYGQLTLDILIVTWLVARTGDVESPFLALYLVILFAACALFGSRVVLTLGALCEVFYIIVCVATMSGLIGRGAGWPEYLSAQMAWTKFLFSLNLIAIFAVALLSSQLAERLRRNESEIQTARTELASATRDLADYRIFNDRIIESIRSGLVTTDLAGHITTFNRAAEEITRYKASDVRGSHIFRIFGDIEQQIEVGLESIRARTRPPRFELGCRTADGREIHLGFSVAPLVDEADDARGYVLTFQDLTDVMELEREVRRQERLAALGKMAAGLAHEIRNPLASMRGSVQVLASELNLAADQGQLMQIVLRESDRLNHIVSDFLTYARPPRMEKTVIDLGSLLAETAALLRNSPELKPDHYLVEDYPAEPLFYSGDPNQIRQICWNLARNAIQAMPMGGELKIALSVDEGGETSITFADTGQGMSREQKERLFEPFSSSSGGTGLGMAIVYQLVNDHNGRIQVESEAGKGTSISIKLPAHGRVTEQRTERRVALIQ